Proteins from one Impatiens glandulifera chromosome 2, dImpGla2.1, whole genome shotgun sequence genomic window:
- the LOC124924907 gene encoding F-box/kelch-repeat protein At3g23880-like, with translation MKMCVSISWNALIVDPIFVKKHLKASQNEEQLLIRYSQWVRTSDVKSVYISDVLNEEFPTALSLHFPKKYSKSDIWIIGSCNGLVCVVIDQAKILLWNPSTRESKKLPSCGYKERASRFIAYGFGYDERNSDYKVIVINCKSTNFTGPFSTQIKIYGLKNGSWRKVKNYPQFCPLGDMGMFANGTLHWGASIDTGINSYQSILTFDMSEETFSEISQPCFGESVLDSVIWVLNGCLCMLINYGDERKFDLWIMKDYGKTESWTKLFSLPFPEGRMNFQFTPLYITKKNEILMLFGKQLVLFHVENKVITISYPGLKNEHKRLP, from the coding sequence GTGCGTCTCCATATCTTGGAATGCTTTGATTGTTGATCCCATATTCGTGAAGAAGCATCTCAAAGCTTCCCAGAATGAAGAACAACTTCTTATAAGATATTCTCAATGGGTTCGTACTAGTGATGTGAAATCCGTTTACATCTCAGATGTTCTGAATGAAGAATTTCCAACTGCACTTTCATTACATTTTCCAAAGAAATACTCAAAATCTGATATATGGATCATTGGCTCATGTAATGGGCTAGTTTGTGTAGTTATTGATCAAGCTAAGATACTTTTATGGAATCCATCAACTAGGGAATCCAAGAAACTTCCCAGTTGCGGCTATAAAGAGCGTGCAAGTCGGTTTATTGCATATGGGTTTGGCTATGATGAACGTAATTCCGACTACAAGGTGATCGTTATTAACTGTAAATCAACAAATTTCACTGGCCCTTTCTCAACTCAAATAAAGATTTACGGGTTGAAGAATGGTTCATGGAGGAAGGTTAAGAATTACCCTCAATTCTGTCCGTTGGGTGATATGGGAATGTTTGCGAATGGAACACTTCACTGGGGAGCAAGTATTGATACAGGGATCAATAGTTATCAGAGTATCCTTACTTTCGATATGTCCGAAGAAACCTTTTCTGAAATATCACAACCCTGTTTTGGGGAATCGGTTTTGGATTCTGTGATATGGGTTTTAAATGGATGCCTCTGTATGCTAATTAACTATGGTGATGAGAGGAAATTTGACTTATGGATAATGAAAGATTATGGAAAAACTGAATCTTGGACTAAGTTGTTTTCATTACCCTTTCCAGAGGGTCGAATGAATTTTCAGTTTACACCATTGTATATTACCAAGAAAAATGAAATCCTTATGTTGTTTGGAAAACAATTGGTGCTGTTTCATGTGGAGAATAAAGTGATCACAATTTCTTATCCTGGCCTTAAAAATGAACACAAACGGTTGCCTTGA